One Streptomyces sp. SAI-135 DNA segment encodes these proteins:
- a CDS encoding ATP-binding protein yields MTSEAIPSRTTRFAGEPQCVTGARLAAEEFLDDLSQSVPPATPEHWDDILLVVTELAANAVQYAPGPFVLRMRRTFDGVHVTLRDTNPTPPAPRSFDPRTGGGGIGWHLVHALCDQVSVVTDERGKDVHVFLPW; encoded by the coding sequence CTGACTTCCGAGGCGATTCCGAGCCGCACCACCCGTTTCGCGGGCGAGCCGCAATGCGTGACGGGTGCGCGGCTCGCCGCTGAAGAATTCCTGGACGACCTGAGCCAGAGCGTGCCACCCGCGACCCCCGAGCACTGGGACGACATCCTGCTCGTGGTCACGGAACTGGCCGCCAACGCCGTCCAGTACGCGCCCGGCCCCTTCGTGCTGCGCATGCGCCGCACCTTCGACGGCGTGCACGTGACGTTGCGCGACACCAACCCGACACCGCCGGCCCCCCGTTCCTTCGATCCGCGCACGGGCGGCGGCGGCATCGGCTGGCATCTGGTGCACGCCCTGTGCGACCAGGTCAGCGTGGTGACCGACGAGCGCGGCAAGGACGTGCACGTCTTCCTGCCGTGGTGA
- a CDS encoding glutamate--cysteine ligase: protein MRTVGVEEELLLVDPETGEPQALSAAVLARAEQDEPDQDVFEKELHNQMLEFATHPQSGMDELRAEIVRCRKEAARLAGDSGCSVASLATSPLPVSPSVGVGRRYQWMAQQYGIATREQLVMGCHVHVSVESDEEAVAVVDRIQPWLTVLAAMSANSPFWQGKDTGYSSYRSRVWQRWPSAGPTEPFRSAERYHRRVADMVATGVILDEGMIYFDARLSRNYPTVEIRVADVCLHADTAVLLATLARGLVETAAREWRAERQPVTHSVSLLRLAAWQAARSGLSEELLHPATMHRMPAETVVRALLEHIEDALADSGDLDRARESCAELLRHGNGARVQRELLERTGSLRSVVTECVRLTQS from the coding sequence GTGCGCACCGTGGGAGTGGAGGAGGAACTCCTCCTGGTCGACCCCGAGACCGGCGAGCCGCAGGCACTGTCCGCGGCCGTACTCGCGCGGGCCGAGCAGGACGAGCCCGACCAGGACGTCTTCGAGAAGGAACTGCACAACCAGATGCTGGAGTTCGCCACGCACCCGCAGTCGGGCATGGACGAACTGCGCGCGGAGATCGTGCGCTGCCGCAAGGAGGCGGCCCGGCTCGCCGGCGACAGCGGGTGCTCCGTGGCCTCCCTCGCCACCTCGCCGCTGCCCGTCAGCCCCTCGGTGGGTGTCGGCCGGCGCTACCAGTGGATGGCGCAGCAGTACGGCATCGCCACCCGGGAGCAGCTCGTCATGGGCTGCCATGTCCATGTGTCGGTGGAGTCCGACGAGGAGGCCGTCGCCGTCGTCGACCGGATCCAGCCCTGGCTGACCGTGCTGGCCGCGATGAGCGCCAACTCGCCCTTCTGGCAGGGCAAGGACACCGGGTACAGCAGTTACCGCAGCCGGGTGTGGCAGCGCTGGCCCTCGGCCGGCCCGACCGAGCCGTTCCGCTCGGCGGAGCGCTATCACCGGCGGGTCGCGGACATGGTGGCCACCGGTGTCATCCTGGACGAGGGGATGATCTACTTCGACGCCCGGCTGTCCCGGAACTACCCGACGGTGGAGATCCGGGTCGCGGACGTCTGCCTGCACGCGGACACCGCCGTGCTCCTCGCGACCCTCGCCCGCGGGCTGGTGGAGACGGCCGCGCGCGAGTGGCGGGCGGAGCGGCAGCCGGTGACGCACAGTGTGAGCCTGCTGCGGCTGGCGGCCTGGCAGGCGGCGCGCTCCGGTCTGTCGGAGGAGCTGCTCCACCCGGCGACGATGCACCGCATGCCGGCGGAGACGGTGGTGCGGGCCCTGCTGGAGCACATCGAGGACGCGCTCGCCGACAGCGGCGACCTGGACCGGGCGCGCGAGTCGTGCGCCGAACTGCTGCGGCACGGCAACGGCGCCCGGGTGCAGCGCGAGCTGCTGGAACGCACCGGGAGCCTGCGGAGCGTGGTCACCGAGTGCGTGCGGCTGACCCAGTCGTAG
- a CDS encoding DUF6480 family protein — translation MSYTNPDPEPERTTGLEPGGGVPPGETPPAESSLPEAGPRETHNPTKGWAKGPLALILVLVVLVAAFFLVYAIVLAL, via the coding sequence ATGAGTTACACGAACCCCGATCCCGAACCCGAGCGCACCACCGGACTGGAACCGGGCGGCGGCGTACCCCCGGGCGAGACCCCGCCCGCCGAGAGCAGCCTGCCCGAGGCCGGCCCCCGGGAGACGCACAACCCCACCAAGGGCTGGGCCAAGGGCCCACTGGCCCTGATCCTCGTCCTGGTCGTCCTCGTCGCCGCGTTCTTCCTGGTGTACGCGATCGTCCTGGCCCTGTGA
- a CDS encoding PRC-barrel domain-containing protein: protein MTTDRIWSYAPHSGYVEGQDLTGFTVVASDGTIGHVDRQAAPEGMEHLVVDTGVWIFGRSVLVPVGVVTRVDTEDRRITLACTGSEVKAAPRFRTDSETRDREYLAAVGAYYLRLTATA from the coding sequence GTGACCACTGACAGAATCTGGTCGTACGCGCCGCACAGCGGATACGTCGAGGGACAGGACCTGACCGGCTTCACCGTCGTCGCGAGCGACGGCACCATCGGACACGTGGACCGGCAGGCCGCCCCCGAGGGCATGGAGCACCTCGTCGTCGACACCGGCGTCTGGATCTTCGGCCGCAGCGTCCTGGTCCCGGTGGGCGTCGTCACCCGCGTCGACACCGAGGACCGGCGGATCACGCTGGCCTGCACCGGGTCGGAGGTGAAGGCGGCCCCCCGCTTCCGCACCGACAGCGAGACCAGGGACCGTGAGTACCTCGCGGCGGTCGGTGCCTACTATCTGCGGCTCACGGCGACCGCCTGA
- the glgB gene encoding 1,4-alpha-glucan branching enzyme, whose amino-acid sequence MALRDTSLPEPSGPAHCAPAPALDPGDRGRLLAGAHHDPHALLGAHPVAGGIVFRALRPFARGVSVVIDGERRRLASEGDGLFCGLLPLDAIPDYTLLVAYADGEQEVHDPYRFLPALGETDLHLIREGRHEQLWKALGAEPMTHEGVTGTRFTVWAPNAQGVRVAGEFTFWDGQAFPMRSLGASGVWELFLPGIGEGARYKFEITSRYGDRFLKSDPMARSTEVPPATASVVTASHFEWSDEEWMARRGELPVHQAPFSVYEVHLPSWRPGLTYRQLAEQLPAYVKDLGFTHVELMPVAEHPFGGSWGYQVTGFYAPTARLGTPDDFKYLIDALHQAGIGVIMDWVPAHFPKDDWALARFDGDPLYEPGDSRRAEHPDWGTYEFDFGRVEVRNFLVANAVYWCEEFHIDGLRVDAVASMLYLDYSRDSGQWSPNVFGGREDLDAVAFLQEMNATVYRRAPGVVTIAEESTAWDGVTRPTDSGGLGFGLKWNMGWMHDSLGYISHEPVHRKYHHNEMTFSMVYAYSENYVLPISHDEVVHGKQALVSKMPGDWWQQRANHRAYLGFMWAHPGKQLLFMGQEFAQGAEWSEAHGPDWWLLDPGYGAEADHRGVRDLVRDLNTVYRQTPALWERDTDPGGFRWVVGDAAEDNVFAFLRFDTAGGPLLAVSNLSPVVREDYRLTVPEGHPLWQESLNTDAARYGGGDVVLRDPVKAEDGALRLTLPPLATVWLVPVPG is encoded by the coding sequence GTGGCTTTGCGCGACACCTCACTGCCCGAGCCGTCCGGACCGGCGCACTGCGCCCCGGCCCCCGCGCTCGACCCCGGTGACCGGGGCCGGCTGCTGGCCGGCGCCCACCACGACCCGCACGCCCTGCTGGGCGCCCACCCGGTGGCGGGCGGGATCGTCTTCCGGGCCCTGCGCCCCTTCGCCCGCGGGGTGAGCGTCGTGATCGACGGCGAGCGCCGACGGCTGGCCTCGGAGGGCGACGGGCTCTTCTGCGGTCTGCTGCCCCTGGACGCGATCCCCGACTACACCCTGCTGGTGGCGTACGCGGACGGCGAGCAGGAGGTGCACGACCCCTACCGTTTCCTGCCCGCGCTCGGCGAGACCGACCTGCATCTGATCCGCGAGGGCCGTCACGAGCAGCTGTGGAAGGCCCTCGGTGCCGAGCCGATGACCCACGAGGGGGTGACCGGCACCCGCTTCACGGTCTGGGCGCCCAACGCCCAGGGCGTCCGGGTGGCAGGGGAGTTCACCTTCTGGGACGGCCAGGCCTTCCCGATGCGCTCGCTCGGTGCGTCCGGCGTGTGGGAGCTGTTCCTGCCGGGGATCGGTGAGGGTGCCCGCTACAAGTTCGAGATCACCTCCCGCTACGGCGACCGGTTCCTGAAGTCCGACCCGATGGCGCGCAGCACCGAGGTGCCGCCCGCGACCGCGTCGGTGGTGACCGCCTCGCACTTCGAGTGGAGCGACGAGGAGTGGATGGCCCGGCGCGGCGAGCTCCCGGTGCACCAGGCACCGTTCTCGGTCTACGAGGTCCACCTCCCGTCCTGGCGACCGGGCCTGACGTACCGTCAGCTCGCCGAGCAGCTGCCCGCCTACGTCAAGGACCTGGGCTTCACCCACGTCGAGCTGATGCCGGTCGCCGAGCACCCCTTCGGCGGCTCCTGGGGCTACCAGGTCACCGGCTTCTACGCGCCCACGGCACGCCTCGGCACCCCCGACGACTTCAAGTACCTGATCGACGCCCTCCACCAAGCCGGCATCGGTGTGATCATGGACTGGGTGCCGGCCCATTTCCCCAAGGACGACTGGGCGCTGGCCCGCTTCGACGGGGACCCGCTGTACGAGCCGGGGGACTCCCGGCGGGCCGAGCACCCGGACTGGGGGACGTACGAGTTCGACTTCGGGCGCGTCGAGGTGCGCAACTTCCTGGTCGCCAACGCCGTGTACTGGTGCGAGGAGTTCCACATCGACGGCCTGCGGGTCGACGCGGTCGCCTCCATGCTCTACCTCGACTACTCGCGCGACTCCGGCCAGTGGAGCCCCAACGTGTTCGGGGGCCGGGAGGATCTCGACGCGGTCGCCTTCCTCCAGGAGATGAACGCCACCGTGTACCGGCGGGCGCCGGGTGTCGTCACCATCGCCGAGGAGTCCACGGCCTGGGACGGCGTGACCCGCCCCACGGACAGCGGGGGCCTGGGTTTCGGCCTGAAGTGGAACATGGGCTGGATGCACGACTCCCTCGGCTACATCAGCCATGAGCCGGTGCACCGCAAGTACCACCACAACGAGATGACCTTCTCGATGGTGTACGCGTACAGCGAGAACTACGTCCTGCCGATCTCCCACGACGAGGTCGTGCACGGCAAGCAGGCGCTGGTGTCGAAGATGCCGGGCGACTGGTGGCAGCAGCGCGCCAACCACCGGGCGTACCTCGGCTTCATGTGGGCGCATCCCGGCAAGCAACTCCTCTTCATGGGCCAGGAGTTCGCCCAGGGCGCGGAGTGGTCCGAGGCCCACGGGCCCGACTGGTGGCTGCTCGACCCGGGCTACGGGGCCGAGGCCGACCACCGGGGCGTCCGGGATCTCGTGCGCGATCTGAACACCGTCTACCGGCAGACCCCCGCCCTGTGGGAGCGGGACACCGACCCGGGCGGCTTCCGCTGGGTGGTCGGCGACGCGGCCGAGGACAACGTCTTCGCCTTCCTGAGGTTCGACACGGCGGGCGGGCCGCTGCTCGCGGTCTCGAACCTCTCCCCCGTGGTGCGCGAGGACTACCGCCTCACCGTCCCCGAGGGCCACCCCCTGTGGCAGGAGTCCCTCAACACCGACGCCGCCCGGTACGGCGGCGGCGACGTCGTCCTGCGTGACCCGGTCAAGGCGGAGGACGGGGCGCTGCGGCTCACCCTGCCGCCGCTGGCGACGGTGTGGCTGGTCCCGGTGCCCGGCTGA
- a CDS encoding NAD(P)/FAD-dependent oxidoreductase: MNTVTRPRILVVGAGFAGVECVRRLERKLSPDEADVTLVTPFAYQLYLPLLPQVASGVLTPQSIAVSLRRSKKYRTRIIPGGAIGVDLKAKVCVIRTITDEIVNEPYDYIVLAPGSITRTFDIPGLTEHAFGMKTLAEAAYIRDHVISQLDLADASHDPAERAARLQFVVVGGGYAGTETAACLQKLTHAAVKRYPRIDPALIKWHLIDIAPKLMPELGDKLGRSAQEILRRRGIDVSLGVSIEKAGPEEVTFTDGRVIPTRTLIWTAGVVASPLIATLGAETIRGRLAVTAEMTLPGQDGVFALGDSAAVPDKAKDDESAICPPTAQHAMRQGRTVADNVIATLRGQALQPYVHKDMGLVVDLGGTDAVSKPLGIELRGLPAQFAARGYHWAALRTNVAKVRVATNWTLNAIAGDDFVRTGFQARKPAKLKDFEYTDAYLTPEQVRAQVEGTRQVDQ; this comes from the coding sequence ATGAACACCGTGACACGACCCAGGATCCTGGTGGTTGGCGCCGGCTTCGCCGGAGTCGAGTGCGTGCGCCGGCTGGAGCGGAAGCTCTCCCCCGACGAAGCCGACGTCACCCTGGTGACGCCGTTCGCCTACCAGCTCTATCTCCCCCTGCTGCCCCAGGTCGCCTCCGGCGTGCTGACGCCCCAGTCGATCGCCGTCTCCCTGCGCCGCAGCAAGAAGTACCGCACCCGGATCATCCCGGGCGGCGCGATCGGCGTGGACCTCAAGGCCAAGGTCTGCGTGATCCGCACCATCACCGACGAGATCGTCAACGAGCCGTACGACTACATCGTGCTGGCTCCCGGCAGCATCACCCGGACCTTCGACATCCCCGGTCTCACCGAGCACGCCTTCGGCATGAAGACCCTTGCCGAGGCGGCCTACATCCGGGACCACGTCATCTCCCAGCTGGACCTCGCGGACGCCAGCCACGACCCGGCCGAGCGCGCGGCCCGGCTCCAGTTCGTGGTCGTCGGCGGCGGATACGCCGGTACCGAGACCGCGGCCTGTCTGCAGAAGCTCACCCACGCGGCGGTCAAGCGCTACCCGCGCATCGATCCCGCGCTGATCAAGTGGCACCTGATCGACATCGCCCCGAAGCTGATGCCGGAGCTCGGCGACAAGCTGGGCCGCAGCGCGCAGGAGATCCTGCGCCGGCGCGGCATCGACGTGTCGCTCGGTGTCTCCATCGAGAAGGCGGGCCCCGAGGAGGTCACCTTCACCGACGGCCGGGTGATCCCCACCCGGACCCTGATCTGGACGGCCGGCGTCGTCGCGAGCCCGCTCATCGCCACCCTCGGTGCCGAAACGATTCGCGGACGGCTCGCGGTCACCGCCGAGATGACCCTGCCGGGCCAGGACGGCGTGTTCGCGCTCGGCGACTCCGCGGCCGTGCCCGACAAGGCGAAGGACGACGAGAGCGCGATCTGCCCGCCCACGGCGCAGCACGCCATGCGTCAGGGCAGGACGGTCGCCGACAACGTCATCGCGACGCTGCGGGGCCAGGCGCTCCAGCCGTACGTCCACAAGGACATGGGACTCGTGGTCGACCTCGGCGGCACGGACGCCGTCTCCAAGCCGCTCGGCATCGAACTGCGCGGACTGCCCGCCCAGTTCGCCGCCCGCGGCTACCACTGGGCGGCGCTGCGCACCAACGTCGCCAAGGTCCGCGTGGCCACGAACTGGACGCTGAACGCCATCGCGGGCGACGATTTCGTCCGCACCGGCTTCCAGGCCCGCAAGCCCGCCAAGCTGAAGGACTTCGAGTACACGGACGCGTACCTGACGCCGGAACAGGTCAGGGCGCAGGTCGAGGGGACACGGCAGGTGGACCAGTAG
- a CDS encoding maltokinase, with translation MPKTAPLSPRPAPATDLMDSLGDLLRQWLPRQRWFAGKDRPVSELGLLSMTELFPGCLHLLVHTGHGGVPAPGGGAPAGDCYQLLLGVRKHLSPRLGRALVGRPERGPLAGLTVYDALHDPRSAQLLLERLRQPGTAGPLRFEGAPSMPVPAGLPPRLLDAEQSNSSLVYGDEFILKVFRRIQPGVNPDLEVPVALAGQGCRRVPAPVAWFRTTHPQEATLGVLQPYLRDASDGWALALQALASGDDFTVQAHELGRAMAEVHLALAAAFPGTGHDDNGATAAAMTERLDSAAHSVPALRPFVPGLRGAFGALATCDSGPPAQRVHGDLHLGQVLRAGREWFVIDFEGEPSRPLADRCTAQSPVRDIAGMLRSFDYAARQRRPWRPEWARRCREAFCGGYAALAGWDPRKKHGLLRAYETDRAVYEVLYEARHRPDWLPVPMAAIERLAVRGD, from the coding sequence ATGCCGAAGACCGCACCCCTCAGCCCGAGACCCGCGCCCGCGACCGATCTCATGGACTCGCTCGGCGACCTGCTGCGCCAATGGCTGCCGCGGCAGCGCTGGTTCGCGGGCAAGGACCGGCCCGTGAGCGAGCTCGGTCTGCTGTCGATGACCGAGCTGTTCCCGGGCTGTCTGCACCTGCTGGTCCACACCGGGCACGGCGGGGTGCCCGCGCCGGGCGGCGGTGCCCCGGCGGGTGACTGCTACCAGCTGCTGCTCGGCGTGCGCAAACACCTCTCGCCGCGGCTGGGCCGCGCCCTGGTCGGACGGCCCGAGCGGGGCCCGCTGGCCGGTCTCACGGTGTACGACGCCCTGCACGACCCCCGTTCGGCGCAACTGCTGCTGGAGCGGCTGCGGCAGCCCGGCACGGCCGGCCCGCTCCGCTTCGAGGGCGCCCCCTCGATGCCGGTGCCCGCCGGGCTCCCACCGCGGCTGCTGGACGCCGAGCAGTCGAACTCCTCGCTGGTGTACGGCGACGAGTTCATCCTGAAGGTCTTCCGCCGCATCCAGCCCGGAGTCAATCCGGACCTGGAGGTGCCGGTCGCGCTCGCCGGACAGGGCTGCCGCCGGGTGCCGGCGCCGGTCGCCTGGTTCCGCACCACGCATCCGCAGGAGGCCACGCTCGGCGTGCTCCAGCCGTATCTGCGCGACGCGTCCGACGGCTGGGCACTGGCGCTGCAGGCGCTCGCCTCCGGTGACGACTTCACCGTGCAGGCTCATGAGCTGGGCCGGGCCATGGCCGAGGTGCACCTCGCGCTGGCCGCCGCCTTCCCCGGCACCGGCCACGACGACAACGGCGCCACCGCGGCCGCGATGACCGAGCGCCTGGACTCCGCCGCGCACAGCGTGCCGGCGCTGCGGCCGTTCGTGCCCGGTCTGCGGGGCGCGTTCGGCGCGCTCGCCACCTGCGACTCCGGGCCGCCCGCCCAGCGCGTCCACGGCGACCTGCACCTGGGGCAGGTGCTGCGGGCCGGCCGGGAGTGGTTCGTCATCGATTTCGAGGGCGAGCCGTCGCGCCCGCTCGCCGACCGGTGCACCGCGCAGTCCCCGGTACGGGACATCGCGGGCATGCTGCGGTCCTTCGACTACGCGGCCCGGCAGCGCCGGCCCTGGCGCCCGGAGTGGGCGCGCCGCTGCCGGGAGGCCTTCTGCGGGGGCTATGCCGCCCTCGCCGGATGGGATCCACGCAAGAAGCACGGCCTGCTGCGCGCCTACGAGACCGACCGGGCCGTCTACGAAGTCCTGTACGAGGCACGACACCGGCCCGACTGGTTGCCGGTGCCCATGGCGGCGATCGAGCGTCTCGCCGTGAGAGGAGACTGA
- a CDS encoding AMP-dependent synthetase/ligase, with the protein MRDFALAPRTISRSSGGLADSVFERAESDPTLPVLARRPEGSTGGWQEVTAVELRDEVVDLAKGLVASGISPGHRVAIMARTRYEWTVLSYALWTVGAEVVPIYPTSAREQVEWILRDADCVAVVVEDEQAVMTVGSVCASLPRLRHVWQLDAGALEDLTERGRLIPLATVESLRRIVLPDSTAAIAYTSGTTGHALGCALSHRGLASPVDTLLEGWRQITAAPGEQPSVLAFLPFSHVYGLMIQGLCIRGGLLMAHEPDLSEEALAVSLQSFRPTYFYAVPSVFEKIYKNFLRASQQAGRGALFERAADTARDFALACERQRLGEGPGPGFDLRLQHALYERTVYRRLRAALGGRARRATSGGSTLGRELSLFYEGIGVYVHDGYGLTETCGGITMQPLGREKSGTVGRPLPGVDLRVADDGEILVRGPSVFQGYVNDEAATRAALYGGWLATGDLGRLDADGYLTITGRKKDIIVTTSGKSVAPAALEHRLRMHPLIHQAVVVGDNRPCVGALLTLDPVFLAHWRGVMAAQQDPSAREAREENALREEIARAVAAANSTVSRAESIRVFRVLSEPFDLANGLLTPSMKLRRDEIVRRYATEIDAMYQARSAGARRVSTEDVLSWDDSDNVFR; encoded by the coding sequence ATGCGCGACTTCGCCCTCGCTCCCCGGACCATCTCGCGCTCCAGCGGCGGTCTGGCAGACAGCGTGTTCGAGCGGGCGGAATCGGATCCCACCCTGCCGGTGCTGGCCCGCCGTCCCGAGGGCTCCACGGGAGGCTGGCAGGAGGTCACGGCCGTCGAGCTGCGCGACGAGGTCGTGGACCTGGCGAAGGGACTGGTCGCCTCCGGGATCTCGCCCGGCCACCGGGTGGCGATCATGGCGCGCACCCGTTACGAGTGGACGGTCCTCAGTTACGCCCTGTGGACGGTGGGCGCCGAGGTCGTACCGATCTATCCGACGTCCGCCCGCGAGCAGGTCGAGTGGATCCTGCGCGACGCCGACTGCGTGGCCGTGGTGGTGGAGGACGAGCAGGCGGTCATGACGGTCGGATCGGTGTGCGCCTCGCTCCCCCGGCTGCGCCACGTCTGGCAGCTGGACGCGGGGGCGCTGGAGGACCTGACGGAGCGGGGCCGCTTGATCCCGCTGGCCACGGTCGAGTCGCTGCGCCGTATCGTGCTGCCGGACTCCACGGCAGCCATCGCCTACACCTCCGGAACCACGGGCCACGCGCTGGGCTGCGCGCTCAGCCACCGCGGCCTGGCGAGCCCGGTCGACACCCTCCTGGAGGGCTGGCGCCAGATCACGGCGGCCCCGGGAGAACAGCCGTCCGTCCTCGCCTTCCTGCCCTTCTCCCATGTGTACGGCCTCATGATCCAGGGCTTGTGCATCCGCGGCGGCCTGCTCATGGCCCACGAGCCCGACCTGAGCGAGGAGGCCCTGGCGGTCTCCCTGCAGTCCTTCCGCCCCACCTACTTCTACGCCGTCCCCTCGGTCTTCGAGAAGATCTACAAGAACTTCCTGCGCGCCTCCCAGCAGGCCGGCCGCGGCGCCCTGTTCGAACGGGCCGCCGACACGGCCCGGGACTTCGCCCTGGCCTGCGAGCGGCAGCGCCTCGGCGAGGGCCCCGGTCCCGGCTTCGACCTGCGGCTCCAGCACGCCCTGTACGAACGCACGGTGTACCGCAGACTGCGGGCCGCGCTGGGCGGCCGGGCCCGCCGCGCCACCTCGGGCGGCTCCACCCTGGGCCGTGAGCTCTCCCTGTTCTACGAGGGCATCGGCGTCTACGTGCACGACGGGTACGGCCTCACGGAGACCTGCGGCGGGATCACCATGCAACCGCTGGGCCGGGAGAAGTCCGGGACCGTCGGCCGCCCCCTGCCCGGCGTGGATCTGCGGGTGGCGGACGACGGGGAGATCCTGGTGCGCGGCCCGTCCGTGTTCCAGGGCTATGTGAACGACGAGGCCGCCACCCGGGCCGCGCTGTACGGCGGCTGGCTGGCCACCGGGGACCTGGGGCGGCTGGACGCCGACGGCTATCTGACGATCACCGGCCGCAAGAAGGACATCATCGTCACCACCAGCGGCAAGAGCGTGGCCCCGGCCGCCCTGGAGCACCGGCTGAGGATGCATCCGCTGATCCACCAGGCCGTGGTGGTAGGCGACAACCGGCCCTGCGTGGGCGCCCTGCTCACCCTGGACCCGGTGTTCCTGGCCCACTGGCGCGGGGTCATGGCGGCCCAGCAGGACCCCTCGGCGCGTGAGGCCCGGGAGGAGAACGCGCTGCGGGAGGAGATCGCCCGGGCCGTGGCCGCCGCCAACAGCACGGTCTCGCGCGCGGAGTCGATCCGGGTGTTCCGGGTGCTGTCGGAGCCGTTCGACCTGGCCAACGGCCTGCTGACGCCGTCGATGAAGCTGCGCCGCGACGAGATCGTGCGCCGGTACGCGACGGAGATCGACGCGATGTACCAGGCCCGCTCGGCCGGCGCCCGGCGCGTTTCGACGGAAGACGTGCTGAGCTGGGACGACTCGGACAACGTGTTCCGGTGA